CACCATGATTTGAGTTACCTGATTGAAACTTTTTTTGGATTTGGAGTTTTGCCTTTTGACCACCTCCGTCATGGTTAAGTTGAGACACTCTGTCTTTGAGGCTGTAAcaacagaaaattgttttcactTGGGGCTTCTGGGCCACTGGTGGGAACCCAAGTGGTCCCTCCACCCCTCAAAGCATCCCAGAGCCAGTGGCTCTCAGCAGGACCGCACCGCTGGGGGAAATGCGGTACGGTTCTAGCTTTACTTTCCTCATGCTAACCCACACGGAAAGAAAGCAATCAGATGAACGTCCTCTGTAATGTCCAACTGCTTTCCAAACATAGCAGAAAAGGACATTTAACTGTCTTAAGacctaaacagaagaaaaaacattgccCTAATCATGACGAGGAAATTCTAGCTCTCCCAGCTTAGCCTTTCTTGCAGTCCACCTGGAGATGCTTTTTCGTGTCTGGAACTACAGTGACATCCTGTGGTCAAACTGCTGAATGTGAAAACCAACAGAGACAATCAAGGGGACGGGGTTTTTCTTGGAAGGAAGGAGATTCATGAAGGAGAAGCTTCTCCCCAACGTGGAATTGAGCACACCCCCTGAAGCAAACCCATAGCGTTGGCAGCACGAACGAAGCTCCTGAACTAGCGCAGAAACACCCAACTCAAAATATATAGAGGAGATGAGAAATTAATtcctgctgggttttttccagGGTTCACATGCATGGCTTCACAGATGGGGTAGCAACAGGAGGGATAGAGGCTTAGGTTGAGCTCCGTAGGGCATGTAGGAGCTGTCTCCTATTTGGTAGATCACCTGTTTGCTCCAACTACTCCGCTCACAAACCACACATCTGCCAGACACAAAGCACACGAGGAAAGAGGAACTAAAAAACCCCTCGGTTTACTCAGAACTGGGTGTCTGATTGCCAAAACAGCAGTTCTTAAGCAAGAATGAACAGGTATTGCTtctaaatacacacacagactAAAAGTCTTGCTGCTTTTAAAAGGCTCAAAGCCTTATTAATACCCCATCGGAAacctgattagaaaaaaaaaactatgaagtAAAACCATGTGGCAGCCAGCTATCTCTGAGCTGCAGGAAGGAAACCAGGCTGAAGCACCAGCTTAGCGAGAGCCTGCTGAAAGCTGGCGGCAGGACAAGCACCCTCTCCCTTGGTCCTACTTCACTTAACAACAGTTTTACCCGTCTCTCCTTCTAACTTACTAAACAAGTGTTGTTCTGGAAAGCACCACTCTCCAGTGATCATCCTACTGTTTGAAttgtcccagccccatccctaATGGACATCCCATTTCCCTGGCTGGAAGCTTTAGGACAACAGGAAATCAAATGTCGCTGATGTGGCGCTAAGGACAGCCAAGGACTACACTATGCCCCAGGGAACACCAGGCACCTTCCACGTATCTTCTGCATTCACACATCTCTGCTTTGCTCCAGCTAGAAGATCCATGCTGTCCTCTTGCTCCACCAGTCCCTCCCATTGCAAAGCCACAAAGACCACCTCTACCCACCTAGTTCTTCATATTTCTTGCAGGCTTTGCTAAGGTTGACGGATGTGCAGACCTTCTCAACATCATTCCAGTGACTTCTTCCACTGATGGCTGTCTGCAGAGACCAACCAAAGCCCGTGAGATGCCATGCTCCAAGCTGATGTTACCCTGCCTCCCACCCCTAACCATCTGGCTGGACTAGCTCAGATCTGGATTTACCTGGAGCTGCACAGACAAAGTTTGAGTAGGCATTAAAATTCATTTAACCTTGGATTTACAAAAATTGCCCAGGCTTACCACTAAATAACTGCAAAGGAATCAACAAAATAGGAGGACTGCTGTGACCAGCAGAAGATCGCTACCTGGAAGCAAAGTCCACCAGTGTAAGGTGGCACCGAGTACACGTCCAGTCGATAAAAACTGGCTGCACGTTCCCTATTTAACTGGACTGAACAGAAATGGAAAGCCACCCCCAATCAGCCAGTAAGTAGACAATTAGCTTGAGTTTGGCTCATCTGGGTTTGGATTCGGGTTCCTCCAGCAGACTGTCAGCGTTTGCCTCTCTCAGCCCGCCGCTGAGACATGTTTGCCCAGCACTGAAGCGGCTTTCTGCCCCGTTTGTCTTTGTGCAAGTCCCGTGCACTCACCTTACTGTAGGCGATCTGTAGTGTTAGCGGGATTGCTTCTCTGTCTCCATCTATGCCCAGCCTTTTGCTGCCTGGACCTGCacaaaaaaaggagcaaatgtCACAGGGTGGCCTTTTATCCCCATTCTTCAGTTGGCTACTGATAAGCAGCACACTCAGTATCTacagaaaggggggaaaaaaaaaaaatggtttgctgAACACAGCTGTggagcaaaaaggcaaaaagaaaaggtggCTTAAAAGCTGCCAGAAAGCAATTAATCCAGTGCAGAAATTTCAACACAAAGCACAACAAGCAGCTCTGCAAAACTGAAAGCGGTGCTGGCTAAGCTGGTGCAGAGGGGTCAGTGCTCCAGGgaaaaacacaaagcaataaaAGGCCGCATTGCTAACCCAGCTCCTGTTTTTCCGGGCATATTTGTGCCCACATTAAATTAGCCTTGAAATACTGTGCCCGACActtactaacttttttttttcccctggataaTTTTTTGCAGATGTTAAGTGGTGTGCTGCCAGACaacccaaggggaaaaaaaaaaaaaaaaaaaaaaatcaaagtcagaAAGGATTGGTGGTTTCATGAGTTATTGGGAAGAGGTTGTGGCCAAGCCTGTATTTTGGGGGAGTGGGGTGGTGACACTTCATACGGAGGATATTTTATGAGCTCTGTTTAGAAAGACAAGGCGAGATCACAGAAAAGCaattggttaaaaaaattaagcaacgTGTTTAAATGCAGTATTGTTGGTTGGCCATGAGATGTCTCTGCGAGCTGCACGGCACCAGACAGCGTGTTATCCTTGGTACCCGGGAGAGAGCTGGAGACCACGCTGCAGGCAGATGCTTCTGCCATTGCTTCTTGTCtctaataattttataaattccTACTGTAAAAGCTCATGGATCTCCCTTGCAGGAAGGCTCCAAGCACGCACACGAACCTTGCTTTGCCCAGTAAACTAAGGAAATGGAAAGAGGGTTTTTATAAATGACACTCCCAGACAAACAACAGAAAGCGGCCAAAAGAAAAGACGAAGAGCTGCACTTGGCCAGGTGCTCATGAGAGGAAGGAAATGGGCTTGACGCTGTGttattgcaaatatattttagagttaacagcagtaaaaataacaagGCATTGCCACAGCTTCGGTCCTGAAGAGGAATGCAAGAACTATGATGCTTCACTTCCAAAAAGATGTCTGGATCTTTGCTCACGATGCAGCCTGGGCTCAGACACCTCTTGCAGCCCacagtccccccagcccctctttcCATTTATCTCCCAGCCCGGTGGTTTGCAGACCTCCACCCCAAGGCTGCAGGTGCAGAAGCAGCTACAGACCTGACGCCTTGATGGCCCGCGTGGCCGCCGAGTGGCCCAGCTCCAGGGAATGGATGAAGACTTCAGTCATCTTTTCTCCCCCAATGAAGGTGAGCTGccagggggagaagagggaagacgCGGTGGTGAGGAGACCCAGCCCACGCCAGGCAACATTCACCCCCTCACTCCTTTCTGCAGGAAACAGGTCAGTTTGGGAAAatcatgttttcaaaatacaACTTTCAACAACTGCCTTGGGTGACACTTGCCTTTAGTTGTACTTCCGACTGTTTTAACAGACCACCAGCAAGTAAAACAACTCAAAAAcctaattttcatttaaagaaaactcCCCAACCCACTGGAAAGAAAACCCACGATGAGCCTAACAGCAGGGTCTGGGCATCGCTTTGGGCGACACAAATCCCATGAACAGCAGCAACTCCGCTCGCCACAGCCCCACTGCAGCCGGTCCCGTGCCACCGCACCAAAGCAGTCGTTGCAGCCGTGCATTGAACCTTTCCCCCATGTCTGCCCTGTGCACACCGTGGGGCATGGAAAACAGCTTCATGGAGGGGTTTGGTTTGGAAAGCAGAGCACTGGAGAGACTTCCAGCGATGCGAATAACCTGTCAGCACTGACAGGAGTCGCTTCGTGTCATGGGGAAAGGTATTTGGATGGAAAACTGCTCGTGTGATTAAGGATTGTCTGGGCAGGACCTGCATGCTCTCAATCCCTGGGCCAGGAGCACCAGCCAAAGCACCATGGGCACCCAGGGAACAAGGGGAGACCAAGCTTTGCCTCAGCAGCAGATGGTGGCTGTGCCATACCCCATCCGCTTCACAGGCGGGTCCCGAGTTAGCGGCACAGGCAGAAGACCTCCCTTTCGCCGTCGCCAAGACGGGGCTGAGCCCCTTTGCCTACCTCTGTCTGGTAGAGCTGCAGCAGGACGGGGCGCGTGGCGAAGCGGCAATAGTAGAGGATCATGTCGGCCAGGATGGGCAGCTGCTCCTGGGAGTCCTCCTGGGGCTCAGCCTCTGGCTTGGCAGACTGCGGCGAGAGAATAAGTCACAAGCCTGATGGGGTACGTGGTACCCACAGCCCAGTGCCAAGAACTGCCCGTCCCACCCTGCTAGAGACAGAAACCCTCCTCCTGACCACCCATCTCCATCCCGTGTCCATGTAGCACAGCCTGCTGTACAGGATCGTGGTGGCCCAGCGCTAAGCAGAAGCTCTCCGCTCAGCTGCCCTGTACCTCGGGGAAGGGGGACGCCAAGCCCTACCAGCTGGCACGCACATACCTGACACAGGACGTCCATGGGCAGGTTCATCAACCCAAGAACGTTGCGCTCGTACCATGGGTCCAACATGCCAATGTAGTGGGAAATGTCGTTGGTGCTGCTCTCCATCCCAGCCAAGGTGGGATCCTGAAACCGGACACACAGGGGTCACACCAGGGCCCCCCCCCAGGCTCCTCACCCCACGCTTGGTGAGACACCAGCgctcccctcaccctgccctgccagcctcctCGCGCACCGCTCTCGGGGCGGGCAGAGCACCGGCGGCACTGCGCGCCCCGCGGCGAGCACGACACCTACCACCTGAGCCGAGGCCCGGAGCTGCGGGTCCCCCAAGGACGGGGAGGGATGCATCAGCGGGGTCGATGGAGCCAAGCAGCTCCTCTTCACGGGGACATAGAAAAACTGCAGCTTGAAGTACCTTGTCAGTGAGGGGCAGGTGCTCTCCTTGAGCCTAGGAGAAGGTAGGAGAGGGCTGGGTGAGCCAAGCCCTCCGGTGTGTccccccagggccaggtacctgcAGCCGGGTCCCCTGCACCGCCTGGCTCACCTGAGGTTGCTGTAGGCTCGGGCCACTTTCCCCGAGATGCGGTCGGAGCCGAAGACCACGACACGCAGCGTGGAGACCTTGGCGTCCTCGTCATAGCTGAGGAAGGGCCGTCGGTGGAGGCTGAGGTGCCgcggggtgagcggggccggcagccgctGGCTCAGGACGTGCTGCGGCAGCGAGTGAGCGCGCCGGGAGCGCGCCGGGACGCGGTGCTTGGCCTGGGGGGTGCACAGGCTCTCGGCCCGGCGCAGGGACAGCGAGAGCGAGCCCGTGTCCGGGCAATCCTTCAGGTCTCTCCTCAAGACCAGCTGGCTTTTGCTCTTGAACAGTTTGTAGATCTTGTTGGTCAGCGTGTGCCTGTATTTGTGGTGGGTCTTCTCTACCTTCAGCTCCGGCCTCCCCACCATGTCCAGGGAGCTCTCGTCGCTGTCCTCTGCGTACCCGCTGTCCATGCAGTCCTTCAGGCTGGAGACGAACGACTTCAGGGACTTTCTGGAGACCACCGTCAGCTCTGAGATGGAGTCCTTGGAGGTGGCGAAGAGGGACACTCGCGAGGGCTTAGATCCCTCCTCCGACAGCGCCGAGTACATAGAGTCTCTGGAAATGGTGCAGATAGGGGAAAGCAGTGAGTCCCGCTCGGGGGAACAGCCGTGGgtttccacctcctcctcctcctcttcatcctcctcctcgtTCTCCGAGGCCATGGGCTCAACAACGCTGCACTCTTTGCTGAGGACATCATTGAGGATATCTGAAAGGCAACCGGAGGGAGATCGGGTCTGGTACGGGATCCAGCACAGCCGCTGGAAATGTGATGACCTCAGACAACAACACTACTACAGCATGGCCAATGCTCTCTTTCATCCTACATGGTTTCAAACAAGGAGCTAAAAACCTCCTCCTGAAGGTGTTTaaattgccagaaggtgctcagATGCCATGGCAAAACAAAACGTATTTCTCTCCTTGAGGTCACATTCCATTTGGGTTCTCGAAAGGCAAACACCAGCTGGGGTTTTGCTTCCTTCCTACACAGATTTCACAATGTGCCCGAGTCCAATCCAGGTTTAACCGGAGGGCAGGAGGAAAGCAAGGTATTTTGATAATCAAACCCCAAATCGCCCCACTGGGGGTGACCTCCCGGCAAGGCTAGACTCGCTGCAAAGCCCAAGTCAGAACTCTGGTCCAGCTTGCGGGGGCCAGAGGGCAACGAACACTAAGCCTTCACGGGAACAGAAAAGGTCTTCCAGGAATGGGGAAGCCGGAGAGACCAGCTCAGCATAAGGGGAAGCCGCCGTTTCCCCTGCAAAACTGCTGCGGCCGGGCCAAGAGCACGGCAAAGGCACCCGCTCCTTGGCCATCCCTGCTGTGGGTGGGGGAAGAGCTGTAACATCCGAGGGGTCTGAACCCCACAAAGCCCCAACATCTCAGTGCGGTCAGGCTTTTCCAGCAACAATTATTTCCAGGGCATGAGCAAGATTTATTCCTTGCAGAGGAGCTTTCTACCAACCAAGGTCTCCATCCTCCCAATATCCCCACAGGCACGGGTGCGGTGAATCTCTTCCAGCTTAATGCAAGGCACAACTTTGCCCAGGAGATCAAACCCTGTCTGATTTGTCTCTGGCAACACAACGTGTTTTGGGGCAACCAGTGCCTTCTGCCCACAGCTCGGAGGAGGGCTTTGCTTGGGATCACAGCAGGCATCGTGCCCCAGCTGACACCCATGTCCTCTCCCATCCAGGGGACACGGGTGCCCACTGCGTTCTCTCTCCTGTCACCATGAACAATTTGTTATCAGTTCTTTCAGGCTCTGGCCACAGTTTGTGCCGCACGCCCAGCTGCACATGGCAGTGCCGACGCTGCTCAGCCAGCCCTGCAACGGGGAGCAGAGAGCTACGGTCTCAGTAGGGTGGACAGGGGACCCCCTCCACTTACCAAAGTTATCCTGATCCCAGCTGTAAGTGTAGCAGCGAGCggcggggatggggatggtgtGGAGCTTGCGGGGCTGAGCCTCGcctgggaagaggggagggagaggagttAGTTTGCAGGCAACCCCGATACTGCTCCTGACAGCTCTCCTGGCCGGTGGGAGACGCTGCCCACCCCATGCACATGTTTTGGGGCAGCCCAGGTCATGCAGAGCACTGATGCTGCTGTCATTATCCCTGTGAAGTCACACGCAATTGGGACGAGGGGACATTTCACACCTCTAAGAGCCATCAGATATCACTGCTGCCATCGGTTTCTGATTTAATGTTTTCATCTCACCCACAAAGGCTGGAGAATTATTTTATGGTTGCTGTTTTAATGAAAGATGAGAAAATTTCTGGCTCATCACGTGGTTATGAAATAGGACCTGGGtcggtgggttttttgttgtagTTGTTGTTTGCGCTAGGTTGAAACTTTGCGCAGAAGAGGGTTTCGCACTTCCAAGGGCTGgctcccagcacccgcagcgccggGGAGCTCGTCACCACTGCAGGGGCTGAGCCAGTAGAAAACCCTGGAGGAAAAAGGGGCACGGGGGGGGGTTCTCACCCGCGATGGCAGGAAACGACGCGGCCCTCGCGATGTCCCGCAGCACGGATTGCAGGTGCTCCCGGGCTGGCACAGGGTCGCTGCTGGCAGCTGCAATCTCCTGTGCGTCGGCAGCACTGGCGTAGATCTCCGAGAGCTCTTCCAGTGTCTTGgactggagggagcagagccaaGACGAGAGATTGAGGGGGGTCCCTCCGCAAAGGCAACGTACAGGTCTTTGGGGAAAGTCACTAACTACACCACTGGGCCAATCTCCCTCCCTCCTCTAACTCCTATCCCCTTCAAGTTCCCCCAAAaattctgcacagaaaaaaaaaaaaagtgtttgaacaACTTAAGGGGTTTTCTTCACAAGTTTTTGCTCCCCCCAAGCCCCAAAGCCAAGTGTTTCTCTGGTCAAACGAATACTTGTGCTGCATTTCAAATCCAGGGGCTCTTCCTCTCTCCACTTAGGGatggggaaaggagtaaaagGGTAAAAGGTGAGTTACCCCCCCCACACTTCACGAAACAGAAGTGTAGACCTCAGGTCTAAcctgagaagagaagggaaagacaTGTATTTTTCCTACAAGAGGTgttatcaaaacatttttcttttgtcagttaAATATTATTTTGGTCAGGAAATCCCCCAGCCAACTGCACGAAACTGCTCCCAATGGCATCATGGCATCACCGAAGTCGAAGCTCTCTGAGCCTACCTTCAGGAGGTGGTGCAGGCTGTCCAGGTCACAGCGGGTTCCGAAGTTGGCCTGGTAGAGGTGCTCGAGGAGCACGACGAGTGTGGCACGCTGCGGGTGCTCGCTGGCGCTCAGCTTCTCAGCGATGGAGAGGAACTCGCTCTGCACCTCGGAGCGGTTGAGCAGCAGCACCGTCCTGGGGACAAGGGGATGGTGGTTAGTCCGGGCAGTCAGGCTTGCGTGCTGGTGGCACACGAAACTCTTGGACAAATTCACTCTAGATGGCAGTGTCCTCTCACATTAGTCACAGCCAGAGGGTCTTGGGATTGTGCCAGGGGTGCCAGACCCACGCTGCAGTGCCAGCCAGCGGCAGGGAGCAGGTAACGGATGAGCATACTCCATCCAGCCCCTCTGCGCATCCCTggcaccatctctcctgccacATCTGCAATATCACTAGCCCAATAATTGTTCAACCAGCCCCAGACagggctccagcccagcagccagtTGTCCAAACTGGACATCCAGCACACGCGATGAAGCAGAGGGGGAAGGTAGAAAGGGGCCCCTAAAACATCTTCCCCCTGCAAGGTGCAGGTCAGAGCATCACTTCTGGGCTTTAAGGAGAAGAGCCACATCCTTCAGCTGCATTTTTGCTCTGGACCACAAAATGAACATCCACAGGCTTTGAATTCCCAAACCTGCAGTCCAGAGAGCATGTAGGCATGTGCTTACGTTCATTGACAAGAGCAGTCCACCTCACTGAGCAAAAATGTCCCTAAATTAAGGATGTGCTCTGGCGTGCTTGGTTCTAGAAAGCTCAGGCAATGGGCGCAAGCTTTCAACAAGCCCAGGGTTCAGCTTGTGTACAGCTTTGTGCCAGGTTTTCAGGGCTTTTTATGCAAATATAGCCGTCGTGCTGTAAGTCATAAGTGGTTGCACTTGCAGCAGTATAAGCGTTGTAGAGCTGGGGAGCTACTGGGAAAGCAACACAGCAGCACCAGCGCAGCTGGGTGGGATACAGGTGCAGATCCAGAGCTGCACGGCATGAGTGGACAAGCCAGGACAGCAGGACACCCCTCCTGCACAGAGTAGAGGCAGCTGTGCAGAAGGACTGTCCCTGGGGCTAGGGCTGGCAGGACGGGCACACACCACCTGGGCTCATTTTCCTATTTACAAATGAGGTGCCCTGGCAGGAGGAAAGGTTCAGCCCTCGAATAAGGTGCAAAGTCTGACCACGCTCAGAGCTGCAAGGCTTTTGTTAATTGTTGCATTGGGATGGACTCGCTTCTGGCCCCCCTCGGGCTGGTGGCTCCCAAACACGCAGATCAAAGAGTCTCCTGGCTGTTCTCCAGCCTGTGCCAAGATCAGCAACTCCCTGCAGAAAAGACTTTGCCTTCCCCAGCTGTTTTCACCCAGATCTGCAACCCTGCAGTAAGCAGGGCTGCAGGATAACCGACATGGGGAGCCCACAGACCCTGACCCACGGCTGTGGAAATGCCACAGCCACTTTCCTTATCCCTTCCCACAGCTCAGCCCAGCTAtccagctcttctccctggcaCCCACCGCTACACCTTTGAGATCTGCGCgctgcagccccactgctgtgCAAGCAGCGTGGGATTTGGGGATGCTACAGAGACGCCAGCAGTGCCTATGGCCACACTTACACGGTGGAGCTCTGGTAGTTCTTCACGGGCAGCCCCTGCTCTGTCCTCACCAGCCTCTGGAAGGAGATCCCTGGGGGAGAGAGCAGAGGACAGGAGACATGGCACCACCGCAGACAGCTCTGCTTCAGGAGCACGTCCTGACCTGGCTGAGCCTCAGCCTGGAGCGGGCATGGCAGCACCAAAAGTCCTTACTGGGGACAAGGCACCATGCAAGGGGACCGGCCCGGGAGCAAGGGAGCCTTGGGACGGAAAGGGTGAAAGCCCAAGGGGATAGGAAGGCAACCAGAGGATGGGAAAGGAGAGCTGCTCCATCCCCAGTCCCTTCTGCCCCACTGCTGATGTGGGGTCCTTTTTGAACTGCATGGGTGATATTTAGCAGCTTCTGCCACTTGCTTaaccccccccgggccctggatCTCACTTACGGACAGCAGGTCACTGCCACCTTCCCTCCCACAGAGAtggagcccagcctggccccaaCAGAAGCAAGGTTGGTGTGAGCAGCCCACGTCCCTGGATGCCTCCCTGGGACCATCCCTGGGATGCCATTGGGAACCTCAACCAGGCAATGTCTGATGGACCTGGACTGGGTGGCAACAGCAAAGCCCGTGTCACTCCCAAAAGGCAGAAGGACTGGGGTACATCTTGGGAAAGATCTTATGGTGTCAGCAAGATCCACCACCCTTATTACTGCAGGCAGATACATCCCaaccccagctgctgctcagcagccGAGAAGCAGCACCCACAGGGGGCCCAGCACCCATGGGCAGCTCACGTTGATCCACACGGGCCCCCCGATTACAGCAGCGTTCACCCCTCTTGCAGAGACATCAGCCCCAGTTTGCAGATAAAAGCTATTGCATTCTTGGCAAATACCGACAGCAGCTTGTTCTCAGTTAATATTTACCCTCATCTCAATAAAAAGCTTTTGCTTCAGCCTCGCAGCAGGTCACGGAGGCCGTGCAACAAGCATATAAGGTCCTGGCCAGCTTACCAGCAGAGGACACGTTTTCATTGTTCTTGGCTCCAGTTTGGGGGAGAGGCCACGCCGAGGGGCAGCACTGGGCTCCCCAACACCTCCCACACGGCATCTTTTGGCAGCGGTGGGGGAATCTCATATGCTTGTAGGAGGGGAAAAGCTTTTGGACCAAAGTCCCCAGCTCACACAGCCCCGGGCACCGGTGATGGTGGTGATGGCACAAGAGCAGGATGtagcaaaccccccccccccagcactggggCTTTCCCAGCGGTCTGTAAAACACGGCCCTGACCAGTGTTGCAGCAATAAATGACCAGGAAGGAGCTGGGGAAGTCCACGGCTGCAGCAACGTGGGATGAGTGTCCCCGCATCCGTGCTGGCCCTGCAGCTCTGAGCTGGAGGCTGGACGCAGCACAACAGCCCAGCCAGACCTTGCCTGGTGGCCATGGCCATTTATGCTGGTGGAGCCTTGAGCTGGGAGTAAATCAGCCAGTCCAGTGCCAACACTGCAGAGGGTTTTGcgtgttttttaatctttttgttcctttgaaaGCATCTTTCATCCCATCTGCACCTAACAAGCTCCCATCTCTGCAGGACATTGCTGCTGTGATGGAGACCCTGTGTTTCCCGTCCCTGTCAGGGTTCTCCAAAGCAGCTGCCCGGTTTGAGGAAGGGGGGAAGCATCCCCAGCCTCAGCCACAGCCCATGTACCCATCTGAGGCCTCCCAAGTCCCGCTCAGAGCCAGTCTCACTGCCACGGCCCTGCGCAGGATTAAACAAGGGCTGAAATCTGCTCCGTGTGATAACAGCTCTCCATAAGCCACCAAAAGACAGGGAGATTAGGAGAAATGGCCTTTTAGAAATAATTGGAAGAGCTGCTCTGTTGGGAACAACAGGACATCTACGAGGAGCCCTTAATTAAGAGGAGCGGTGCTGCTGCCGAGAGATGTACCCAAAGCCATATCACAAGGCAGTGTCTCGGCTGTAAAGAAAGAGCCGGGGAGTCCCTCAGCCCTGTGGAAATCTCCACGCAAGGGTAGGCTCGAAGGCTCCAGCCACCTTGATGCCGATGAATGGACCCACTGTTATCACCCCAGTTACACCACTGAGCATCTCAAACAAAGCCCCGGGCTGGGCGGGAGCTTTGGCACGTGCTTTGCCATGGAAAAGACCCCTCATGTTGAACAGCAGCCAGGAAATAGTTACAGGTTTTGCTAATCCACACTGGTCCGGAGCTGAGAGTCCCTGGGATGCTCCCACCACCTTGCATGCAAGGCAGCCACCGAAAACACAACCCCACCATCCCACCTGCTCTTCCATAGGAATCTGGTCTCACCCTGTGCTGGACCACCAGGGAAAATCATCCAGAGGATGGAGGGCAGAAGTCCTCGCCTCCTGGAAAAGCTGAGGTGTGGGATACACAAGGTAAATGTGGACACTACGCTCAAGGGATTCACGAAGCAAAGTGGGTTATGAGACAGCAACACCAGGAGAGTCTCGGGAACAAACACGGGGCGGTCGCAGCAGCGGGTTTTTTGGGAAGCAGCGCCAGCAGTGCATGAAAACCCCGTGGTGGGGCAGGAGCACTTACCGGGGGCCTTGAGCTCGTCGCTGATGAAGGTGAGCAGCTCGCGGAAGATGTCGCAGTAGGGCACGGGCCAGGTCAGGAAGCTGTGGTATACACTGGTGGCTTTCAGGAGCAGGTCGGAGCCCGGTGGGAAGTGGGGAGCCTGCGGGGTACGGGGAGACCTGATTAGAAAGGGAGCAAGGACACAGGCCTCGAGCACTGCGTAAAATCTCAGGGGTTTAGgctggaagagggaggaggagaaacggATCGGAGCAGAGGTTCACCCTGTGACACCCCGTCCTCTCCCAAGGAAGGGTCAAAGGATCCCCACTGGGCGCAGCTCCGAGAAAGCTTCATCCGCTCTGCACCTTCCCAACCTCCCGGCTGTGGCTCACGTGCCAAAGCCTATATATAAATTCCTTTTTAACAACCACAGATCCATACAGATGAATCGCATTACAGCCTGTGCTTTTGCAAGATCTGGCAACAATGATTTCCTTGGGATAATGATGCATtgtgctaataataataataataaaaaaagtatttcctgtgaAGGCTCCACTCCTTCTTTTCGTTAGCGTTGCCTATGTATTTTGCACAAGTATAaagagtaatgaaaaaaatttgcCTTCTCTGCACAGAGATATTGTCCGTCTCCCTTTCTGATTAGcccatctttaaataaaaagattaaaaccactgaagctcatttttttttcatctctcagCTTGTGCAATGGTTGCCTAGTCTTGATCCCTGTAGATTCGTACAGGATCTTTTTTTGGGGATGAATTGATCAAAGCAGAC
This window of the Calonectris borealis chromosome 20, bCalBor7.hap1.2, whole genome shotgun sequence genome carries:
- the PIK3R5 gene encoding phosphoinositide 3-kinase regulatory subunit 5 isoform X2 produces the protein MQHTTCTEDRIYHALERCLHGLSRDAVSSRWAAGLCLNCWSLQELVSRDAGNYLILVEKILGKAKEVQEKCDYDLVTPLALLFYYAVLYAPHFPPGSDLLLKATSVYHSFLTWPVPYCDIFRELLTFISDELKAPGISFQRLVRTEQGLPVKNYQSSTVTVLLLNRSEVQSEFLSIAEKLSASEHPQRATLVVLLEHLYQANFGTRCDLDSLHHLLKSKTLEELSEIYASAADAQEIAAASSDPVPAREHLQSVLRDIARAASFPAIAGEAQPRKLHTIPIPAARCYTYSWDQDNFDILNDVLSKECSVVEPMASENEEEDEEEEEEVETHGCSPERDSLLSPICTISRDSMYSALSEEGSKPSRVSLFATSKDSISELTVVSRKSLKSFVSSLKDCMDSGYAEDSDESSLDMVGRPELKVEKTHHKYRHTLTNKIYKLFKSKSQLVLRRDLKDCPDTGSLSLSLRRAESLCTPQAKHRVPARSRRAHSLPQHVLSQRLPAPLTPRHLSLHRRPFLSYDEDAKVSTLRVVVFGSDRISGKVARAYSNLRLKESTCPSLTRYFKLQFFYVPVKRSCLAPSTPLMHPSPSLGDPQLRASAQVDPTLAGMESSTNDISHYIGMLDPWYERNVLGLMNLPMDVLCQSAKPEAEPQEDSQEQLPILADMILYYCRFATRPVLLQLYQTELTFIGGEKMTEVFIHSLELGHSAATRAIKASGPGSKRLGIDGDREAIPLTLQIAYSKTAISGRSHWNDVEKVCTSVNLSKACKKYEELASKTECLNLTMTEVVKRQNSKSKKSFNQISVSQIKVDKVQIIGVQSSFAVCLDQDEQKILQSVTRCEISVCYKPRDSDLFALRRSSLPSQDPSEFHSLLCLPIATFSGALP
- the PIK3R5 gene encoding phosphoinositide 3-kinase regulatory subunit 5 isoform X3, which gives rise to MQHTTCTEDRIYHALERCLHGLSRDAVSSRWAAGLCLNCWSLQELVSRDAGNYLILVEKILGKAKEVQEKCDYDLVTPLALLFYYAVLYAPHFPPGSDLLLKATSVYHSFLTWPVPYCDIFRELLTFISDELKAPGISFQRLVRTEQGLPVKNYQSSTVTVLLLNRSEVQSEFLSIAEKLSASEHPQRATLVVLLEHLYQANFGTRCDLDSLHHLLKSKTLEELSEIYASAADAQEIAAASSDPVPAREHLQSVLRDIARAASFPAIAGEAQPRKLHTIPIPAARCYTYSWDQDNFDILNDVLSKECSVVEPMASENEEEDEEEEEEVETHGCSPERDSLLSPICTISRDSMYSALSEEGSKPSRVSLFATSKDSISELTVVSRKSLKSFVSSLKDCMDSGYAEDSDESSLDMVGRPELKVEKTHHKYRHTLTNKIYKLFKSKSQLVLRRDLKDCPDTGSLSLSLRRAESLCTPQAKHRVPARSRRAHSLPQHVLSQRLPAPLTPRHLSLHRRPFLSYDEDAKVSTLRVVVFGSDRISGKVARAYSNLRLKESTCPSLTRYFKLQFFYVPVKRSCLAPSTPLMHPSPSLGDPQLRASAQVDPTLAGMESSTNDISHYIGMLDPWYERNVLGLMNLPMDVLCQSAKPEAEPQEDSQEQLPILADMILYYCRFATRPVLLQLYQTELTFIGGEKMTEVFIHSLELGHSAATRAIKASGPGSKRLGIDGDREAIPLTLQIAYSKTAISGRSHWNDVEKVCTSVNLSKACKKYEELASKTECLNLTMTEVVKRQNSKSKKSFNQQISVSQIKVDKVQIIGVQSSFAVCLDQDEQKILQSVTRTPPSFILSCVYPLPPSVEHCRRRTVCPLRPDSHPTPI